TGGCGTAACCCGGCAGACGATACTTGCAATAGAGAAAGGGAAATATGTCCCGTCCCTTGACCTCGCCTTTAAGATTTCCCGGCATTTTAAGGTAAATATTGAAGAAGTGTTCATGTATGATGCAGAAGGCAGGACAATCGATGTTGATTAGAACACTACACCGGTTAAGGGCAGGACAAAAGAGATTACATGCACCTTTCTTTTATATGTATTCCGTGATCGTGGTCTGACCCGATAACAATACCAATAATTATTTTAAAAATGTAATGTTTAACAGTAAAATCAAAAGGTATATATTACAAAATGTTAAATATACTTTACATTGTGTGTTCAGTTCGCACACCGGCATCCGCACAACACCATGGATGATAAAATCTGCATATCAGACTCAAAAACTTGGACTGAAAATACAACGGAGAAAGTATGAAACCTCAGACAATTGTCCTAAGCATCTTTTTGTTCCTTATCTGTGTTGGAACAGTGAGCGGGGCAACCAGTGTGATCAGTGCCACGTCACCAGAGGATGCCGTTGCACTCGTATATATTTCAGGGTATGATCTCGATCCTCAGGTTTTTTATCCCTATGAAAAGGGAGTAGTCACTGTACATGTATACAACGCGGCCAATGCTTCGGTCGGCCTCTCTCCCCCCAATCTCATCGACCCGAACGTGAATGTCATAAACAAGAACTCCTTTAACACGATGACCAACATTGGGCCAGGGGCGACGGTAGATTTCTCATTCCTTGTCACCGTAGATCCGCCGGATGGCACGTATTTTCCCTTATTTACCGTACCGACAAAAACAGCTAATTCCGTCCACTCGACCCTCAAGATCGTTGTGGATTCAACAGATATCAGGGCAAGCATCTCAAAAAAACCGGACACATTCTCTCTCTTAAAAAAAGACACGGTGAATGTCAGCATTATCAATCCCCGTAAAGGAGACATCACCAATGTCCTGGTCATACCAGAAGGCACCGGGATTGATGTAACGCCGTCAGAATACTTTGTCGGTACATTAAAAGCCGGAAGTTCTGTTCAGGTCCCATTCCAGGTCACCCCTGTCCAGCAGTCAAACCTCACGTTCCACATCAGTTTCCGGAACGGGGATAACAAGCACACGACTGATGTGACCCTCCCGATACTCCTTGGAGAAGATAAACTGGCTGTAGTGCCTGTTGTCAACAATGTTGCCCTTACATCTTCCGGATCAGCCTACACGGTGAGCGGCGATATCAGTAATGCCGGCCTTACGGATGCAAAATCCATGGTCGTTACGATAGGTGCGCCTGCACGGGCAGTCGAACCCTATTCGGAATACGCGATTGGGTCACTTGCTTCAGATGACTTTTCAAGCTTCGAGCTTTCATTTACCGGTAACGATCTTTTAGCAGTCCCTCTTGTCATCACCTGGAAGGACAAGGACGGGAATTCATTTTCCACGAAAAAGATCCTCGATCTCCGGTCTGGTTCTGCGGGGACCTCCCCGGGGATCTCTACGGGAACAGGAATAAGCGGTTCAGGTACTATTGGAAGTTCCGGTACAGCCACAGTTACATCGGG
Above is a genomic segment from Methanoregula sp. containing:
- a CDS encoding helix-turn-helix transcriptional regulator yields the protein MKNRIKVFRAMHDLTQEDLAQVVGVTRQTILAIEKGKYVPSLDLAFKISRHFKVNIEEVFMYDAEGRTIDVD